A single Cryomorphaceae bacterium DNA region contains:
- a CDS encoding TetR/AcrR family transcriptional regulator, producing the protein MKTREKILHKTLELINANGPTALRIEDLSNGLKLSPGNITYYFPRKGDILSGVHEEYVKEAVALTEELSFEGASLHDHWAYHVKVCQVQWKYRGSLLFQMAQIHSDPEGRARDRAQLEYYYGRFKDMVSEYRKSGLLNGVKAAESLRARDVNFLVMSTWIIQYIPYATKENLEDTLNYYSYLGLKSLEPFLTEKGAKQYQSLQRKYGKRPF; encoded by the coding sequence ATGAAAACAAGAGAAAAGATCTTGCACAAGACCTTGGAGTTAATCAACGCCAATGGTCCAACTGCATTGAGAATCGAGGATCTCTCGAACGGTCTGAAACTAAGCCCAGGTAACATTACGTATTACTTCCCGCGAAAAGGAGATATCCTCAGTGGCGTTCACGAAGAGTACGTTAAAGAAGCCGTGGCCTTAACCGAAGAATTGTCCTTTGAAGGAGCCAGTCTCCACGACCATTGGGCCTACCATGTTAAAGTCTGTCAGGTGCAATGGAAGTACCGTGGGTCGCTGCTGTTTCAAATGGCACAGATTCATTCAGATCCGGAAGGTCGGGCTCGTGATCGAGCTCAATTGGAGTACTACTACGGCCGTTTTAAGGACATGGTATCGGAGTATAGGAAGTCAGGGCTTCTAAATGGAGTCAAAGCAGCTGAGAGCCTCAGAGCTAGAGATGTGAATTTTTTGGTCATGAGTACCTGGATTATTCAGTACATCCCGTACGCTACGAAAGAGAATTTGGAAGACACGCTGAATTACTACAGTTATCTTGGACTCAAGTCATTGGAGCCTTTCTTGACTGAAAAAGGTGCCAAGCAGTATCAGAGTCTCCAAAGGAAATACGGCAAACGACCCTTTTAA
- a CDS encoding ligase-associated DNA damage response exonuclease, with amino-acid sequence MPLIEFRSKGLYCPPGDFYIDPWRKVDYAVVTHAHADHARWGMKHYLAHHLSGSVLRLRLGQDISLQTVEYGEVIARNGVKISLHPAGHIIGSAQVRVEYRGEVWVISGDYKTGPDDTTTPFEPISCHHFITESTFGLPVYRWAPQNQIFEDINRWWQQNAEEGRVSLLLGYSLGKAQRLLTGVNADIGRIFTHGAVENTNLALRADGFGKLPQTEQITRDSDKSQFPGSLVVAPPSAAGSSWVKQFRPFEVGIASGWMSLRGPRRRRNVDRGFALSDHADWIGLLEAIEGTGAEHIYVTHGYTDVFAQYLNEKGYNASVVRTEYEGELAEIGEGTVKGEESA; translated from the coding sequence GTGCCCCTCATAGAATTTAGATCCAAAGGCCTGTATTGTCCGCCCGGTGATTTTTACATTGATCCGTGGCGCAAGGTGGATTACGCCGTCGTCACTCATGCACATGCGGATCACGCACGTTGGGGCATGAAGCACTACTTGGCGCATCATCTAAGCGGTTCTGTGCTCCGTTTGCGTCTGGGTCAAGATATTTCGCTTCAAACCGTTGAATACGGTGAGGTGATCGCCCGCAACGGGGTTAAAATTAGCCTTCACCCTGCAGGCCATATCATTGGGAGCGCACAGGTACGAGTGGAGTATCGAGGAGAAGTTTGGGTCATTTCAGGAGACTATAAAACAGGGCCCGATGACACGACCACTCCGTTCGAGCCTATTTCATGCCACCACTTCATTACGGAAAGTACCTTCGGATTGCCCGTTTACCGCTGGGCCCCTCAAAATCAAATCTTCGAAGACATCAATCGTTGGTGGCAGCAAAACGCCGAAGAAGGTCGCGTGAGCCTCTTGTTGGGCTACTCGCTGGGAAAAGCACAACGCTTATTGACCGGGGTGAATGCAGATATCGGTCGGATTTTTACCCACGGCGCTGTGGAGAATACCAATTTGGCCCTACGGGCCGATGGTTTTGGCAAGCTGCCCCAAACCGAACAGATTACTCGTGATAGCGACAAGTCCCAATTTCCCGGCTCCCTAGTAGTGGCTCCACCCTCTGCAGCTGGTTCATCTTGGGTGAAACAGTTCCGTCCTTTTGAAGTCGGCATTGCCAGTGGCTGGATGTCTTTGCGAGGTCCACGACGCCGACGAAACGTGGACCGTGGATTTGCGCTCAGTGACCATGCTGACTGGATCGGTTTGCTCGAGGCTATTGAAGGCACGGGGGCTGAGCATATCTACGTCACTCACGGATATACGGATGTATTTGCGCAGTATTTAAATGAAAAGGGATACAATGCTTCCGTAGTGCGAACGGAATACGAAGGGGAATTGGCAGAAATTGGAGAAGGGACGGTTAAAGGGGAGGAGTCCGCATGA
- a CDS encoding ATP-dependent DNA ligase gives MRAFSNLILQLDATTRINPKVEALVDFFRSTDDEDRLWAIGLLAGKKPKRSINTRLLREWTAQASEIPLWLFEDSYHIVGDLAETCALLAPEPSQPTDRSLSYWMSYLDHLRGLDDEGKKESLMKAWDQLERPEKFAFHKLITGGFRIGVSQKLMTRALAKFTGKEEAVLAHRLMGNWTPSTTTYHDLIEADRLGDDLSLPYPFYLAYPLEEEPNSLGSASEWIAERKWDGIRGQLIRRKEEVFVWSRGEELVTDQYPELLALGQALPEGTVLDGEIMAHDGQQALPFNLLQKRIGRKRVGPKSLADAPVKLIAYDLLEWEGHDWRQIPFEERRKQLENLVTQLEHPVLLLSERVPFQDWNVLAEEREGARAHKAEGLMLKRADSIYQVGRKRGDWWKWKMDPLTIDAVLIYAMRGHGRRANLYTDYTFAVRDGDRLVPFTKAYSGLTDAELKEVDRFVKKNTLERFGPVRSVEPELVMEIAFEGIARSSRHKSGIALRFPRIHRWRKDKPSEEVNTLADLQALLKLYES, from the coding sequence ATGAGAGCTTTTTCCAACCTGATACTCCAGCTGGATGCCACCACGCGAATTAACCCCAAGGTTGAAGCCTTGGTGGATTTCTTTCGATCCACGGATGACGAGGATCGGCTTTGGGCCATAGGTTTACTCGCCGGCAAAAAACCGAAGCGCTCCATCAATACTAGACTCCTTCGCGAATGGACAGCGCAAGCGTCCGAGATTCCCCTATGGCTTTTCGAGGATTCCTACCACATTGTCGGGGACTTGGCTGAGACCTGTGCTTTATTGGCTCCAGAGCCCAGCCAACCCACAGACCGCTCCTTAAGCTACTGGATGAGCTACCTAGACCATCTTAGGGGGCTCGACGATGAAGGGAAAAAGGAATCTCTGATGAAAGCCTGGGACCAATTGGAGCGGCCTGAAAAATTCGCCTTCCACAAACTGATTACGGGAGGCTTTCGAATCGGTGTTTCTCAAAAGTTGATGACCCGCGCTCTAGCCAAGTTCACAGGAAAGGAAGAAGCAGTCTTAGCACATCGCCTAATGGGTAATTGGACGCCTTCAACCACGACCTATCACGATTTGATCGAAGCAGATCGCTTGGGAGATGATCTGAGTTTGCCTTATCCTTTCTATCTCGCCTATCCTTTGGAAGAAGAACCAAATAGTTTAGGATCGGCTTCAGAGTGGATTGCCGAGCGAAAATGGGACGGTATTCGCGGACAGCTGATCCGTCGCAAGGAAGAAGTCTTTGTTTGGAGCCGTGGAGAAGAATTAGTTACCGATCAGTATCCAGAACTCCTTGCCTTAGGTCAAGCACTCCCTGAAGGCACCGTCCTGGATGGCGAAATCATGGCCCATGATGGCCAACAGGCCTTGCCTTTCAATCTCCTTCAAAAGAGAATTGGGAGAAAAAGAGTCGGTCCAAAATCACTGGCTGATGCTCCTGTCAAGCTCATTGCCTATGATCTTTTAGAATGGGAAGGGCACGACTGGCGGCAGATACCATTTGAGGAGCGCAGAAAGCAGCTTGAAAATCTCGTCACCCAATTGGAGCATCCTGTCCTTCTCTTAAGCGAACGTGTTCCCTTTCAGGATTGGAACGTCTTGGCTGAGGAGCGAGAAGGAGCCAGAGCGCACAAAGCTGAAGGGTTGATGCTGAAGCGGGCGGATTCCATCTATCAGGTTGGACGTAAAAGAGGGGACTGGTGGAAGTGGAAAATGGATCCCCTGACCATTGACGCGGTTTTGATCTACGCCATGCGCGGCCACGGCCGTCGAGCAAATCTATATACCGACTACACCTTTGCCGTTCGGGATGGAGACCGTTTAGTCCCGTTTACAAAGGCCTATTCTGGGCTAACAGATGCCGAGCTCAAAGAAGTGGATCGCTTTGTCAAGAAGAACACGCTAGAACGATTCGGGCCTGTTCGATCTGTAGAACCGGAACTGGTTATGGAGATTGCCTTTGAAGGGATTGCGCGGAGCTCGCGACATAAATCGGGCATTGCCCTGCGCTTCCCGCGAATACACCGTTGGCGGAAAGACAAGCCGTCGGAAGAGGTCAATACCCTTGCGGATCTTCAAGCACTGCTCAAACTCTACGAGTCATGA
- a CDS encoding ligase-associated DNA damage response DEXH box helicase: protein MSGVVHDFSLVEKGFFEAQGWSSFPFQQEVWQSYLDGYHGLLNAPTGSGKTYALFMAVLLQALRDDPANAKKAKKGLQLIWISPIRALSKEIQSATSRALEQLGFEWEVGVRTGDTSQKERAKQSRRLPEVLITTPESMHLLLAQKDYPRRLKPLKAVVVDEWHELIGSKRGVLVELALSRIRGLRPDVRTWAISATIGNRSESLEVFLGETPPGKERKRTVVVAPVEKKIEVESVLPDEIEEFPWSGHLGIRLLEKVVPIIEKSKSTLIFTNTRAQAEIWYQRLLAVKPELAGLMAMHHGSIDKHLRHWVEDAIHEERLKAVVCTSSLDLGVDFRPVETIVQIGSPKGVGRFLQRAGRSGHRPGATSHIYFVPTNSLELIEASALRFAMQHQLIEQRTPYIRCFDVLTQYLITLAVSEGFDPQEIYREVKATHCYNSMDQEEWSWILRFITSGGESLNSYSEFKKVEIEDGRYVVRSRRTAMRHRMSIGTIVSSANLTVKFKRGPRIGSIEEWSIGKLNPGDAFHFGGRTLELIRIDGMTAEVKLSKKKKAKVLSYMGGRMPLSSQMSEVLRKQLTKAISGGELDIELETLQPLIAFQAHRSAVPREDQLLIEHFETRDGHHLSVYPFEGRMVHEAMAALLAYRIGLLEPISFSMAYSDYGFELLSDRPIPIQDILDNDLFTSRGLSQDLQASLNSSELATRQFRDVAQIAGLVWQGYPGQPVKLKHLQSSTKLFFKVFEDYEPDNLLLRQAFDEVFQFQLEEARLHEALERIAGQEWLIRNPEKPSPFAFHLMVDRLRESISSETLEDRIKKMQVQFA from the coding sequence ATGAGCGGAGTTGTGCACGATTTTAGCTTGGTTGAAAAAGGGTTCTTCGAAGCTCAAGGGTGGTCCTCCTTTCCCTTTCAACAAGAGGTCTGGCAAAGCTATTTAGATGGTTATCACGGCTTGCTCAACGCGCCTACGGGCAGTGGCAAAACCTACGCCCTTTTTATGGCGGTCCTCCTTCAAGCTCTGCGGGATGACCCCGCAAATGCCAAGAAAGCTAAAAAAGGCCTGCAATTGATCTGGATTTCTCCCATCCGCGCCTTGTCTAAGGAGATTCAATCCGCGACTTCCAGGGCATTGGAGCAGCTGGGGTTTGAGTGGGAGGTAGGTGTTCGAACGGGCGACACTTCTCAAAAGGAACGCGCAAAGCAGAGTAGACGCCTACCTGAAGTGCTCATTACCACGCCGGAAAGCATGCACCTGCTCCTGGCCCAAAAAGACTACCCGCGACGATTGAAGCCTCTTAAAGCCGTGGTGGTCGATGAATGGCATGAGCTCATTGGCAGCAAGCGCGGAGTACTGGTGGAGCTCGCTCTTTCACGGATTCGGGGCCTACGGCCCGATGTACGGACTTGGGCCATTAGTGCAACCATCGGGAATCGTTCGGAATCCCTTGAGGTCTTTCTCGGTGAAACCCCACCCGGTAAAGAGCGGAAACGAACGGTAGTCGTGGCCCCCGTTGAGAAGAAGATAGAAGTGGAATCTGTACTGCCCGATGAGATTGAGGAATTCCCCTGGTCTGGACATTTAGGCATCCGACTGCTCGAAAAAGTGGTGCCGATCATCGAGAAGAGCAAAAGCACGTTAATCTTTACCAATACCCGCGCTCAAGCCGAGATTTGGTATCAACGCCTCTTGGCCGTCAAGCCAGAGCTTGCCGGGCTCATGGCCATGCACCATGGCTCTATCGATAAACACTTGAGGCATTGGGTGGAGGATGCCATTCACGAAGAGCGGCTAAAGGCAGTCGTCTGCACGTCAAGTTTGGACTTAGGGGTTGATTTTAGACCCGTGGAGACTATTGTGCAGATCGGGTCACCCAAGGGAGTCGGACGTTTTCTGCAACGCGCAGGAAGGAGCGGGCACCGACCTGGAGCAACAAGCCATATTTATTTTGTCCCTACGAATTCGCTGGAGCTTATCGAAGCCAGTGCGTTGCGTTTTGCGATGCAACATCAGCTCATTGAGCAGCGAACGCCTTATATCCGGTGTTTTGATGTTTTGACCCAATACCTGATCACATTGGCGGTATCCGAGGGCTTTGATCCGCAGGAGATCTACAGGGAAGTCAAGGCCACGCATTGCTACAACAGTATGGATCAGGAGGAATGGTCTTGGATACTTCGTTTTATCACGTCGGGTGGGGAGTCTCTGAATAGCTACAGCGAATTCAAGAAGGTGGAAATTGAGGACGGACGTTACGTGGTACGAAGCCGCAGAACCGCCATGCGGCATCGAATGTCCATCGGCACCATTGTGAGCAGTGCAAATTTGACGGTTAAATTCAAGCGGGGCCCTCGCATAGGGTCCATAGAGGAGTGGTCTATCGGGAAGTTGAATCCAGGTGATGCCTTTCACTTCGGGGGGCGGACATTAGAGCTTATTCGTATTGATGGCATGACTGCTGAGGTCAAGCTGTCCAAGAAGAAAAAGGCCAAGGTGCTTTCCTATATGGGAGGGAGGATGCCCTTGAGCAGTCAGATGTCCGAGGTGCTCAGGAAGCAACTGACCAAGGCGATTTCAGGGGGTGAGTTGGATATTGAATTAGAGACGCTTCAGCCCCTCATTGCTTTTCAAGCCCATCGGTCCGCGGTCCCTAGAGAAGATCAATTACTCATTGAGCACTTTGAAACACGGGACGGCCACCATTTGAGTGTATATCCTTTTGAAGGGCGTATGGTCCATGAAGCTATGGCTGCATTATTGGCCTATCGAATTGGATTGCTTGAGCCCATCAGTTTTTCCATGGCCTACAGCGATTACGGCTTTGAATTGCTGAGTGATCGGCCTATTCCCATTCAAGATATTTTGGACAATGACCTCTTTACGAGTCGAGGCCTTAGTCAGGATCTTCAGGCCAGTTTGAATAGCTCTGAACTGGCCACGCGGCAGTTCCGTGACGTGGCTCAAATTGCGGGTTTGGTTTGGCAGGGTTATCCCGGTCAGCCCGTGAAGCTCAAACATCTTCAGAGCAGTACCAAGTTGTTTTTCAAGGTCTTTGAGGACTACGAGCCGGACAACTTATTGTTGCGTCAAGCCTTTGATGAGGTGTTCCAGTTTCAGTTGGAAGAAGCCCGACTTCATGAGGCCTTGGAGCGCATTGCGGGCCAAGAGTGGCTGATTCGAAATCCCGAAAAGCCCAGCCCTTTTGCCTTTCATTTGATGGTTGATCGATTGAGGGAAAGCATATCTTCCGAGACGTTGGAAGATCGCATCAAAAAAATGCAGGTACAATTCGCATGA
- the pdeM gene encoding ligase-associated DNA damage response endonuclease PdeM, giving the protein MRTATVEIRGELLELLPEKAVWWAGRHALVLSDTHFGKVTHFRRNGLYVPSSAKLETIKRLEWLIVKYQPETVFVLGDLFHSASNEETQDVMDLLARHPEIRFVVVIGNHDRHHEPLLEKLGWESVYEWEEGPFTFVHEPQSIDGRYVLAGHIHPAVRLQGKGRQRLKRPCFHFGDMLGVLPAFGEFTGTYVIEPQKSDTIGVCLEDEIWLISSESPLDDGLG; this is encoded by the coding sequence ATGAGAACCGCTACCGTTGAAATTCGAGGTGAGTTATTGGAATTACTTCCAGAAAAGGCTGTTTGGTGGGCGGGTCGTCACGCTCTCGTGCTCAGCGATACTCATTTTGGCAAGGTGACGCATTTCCGAAGAAACGGGCTGTATGTGCCGTCCTCAGCTAAGCTAGAGACTATAAAACGTCTGGAATGGTTGATCGTCAAGTATCAACCTGAGACAGTCTTTGTGCTGGGTGACCTCTTTCATTCAGCCTCCAATGAGGAGACCCAAGATGTCATGGATTTGCTCGCGCGCCACCCAGAGATTCGTTTTGTAGTCGTTATTGGAAACCACGACCGACACCATGAACCACTTCTTGAAAAGCTGGGGTGGGAGTCTGTTTATGAATGGGAGGAGGGCCCGTTTACATTTGTGCATGAGCCTCAATCAATAGATGGAAGGTATGTACTGGCTGGGCACATTCATCCTGCCGTAAGGCTGCAAGGAAAAGGCAGGCAACGATTAAAGAGGCCGTGCTTTCATTTCGGCGATATGCTAGGGGTGCTTCCCGCCTTTGGAGAATTCACGGGTACCTACGTCATTGAACCCCAGAAATCAGATACAATTGGGGTGTGTTTGGAAGATGAAATTTGGCTTATTTCTTCTGAATCACCGCTCGATGATGGGCTTGGCTGA
- a CDS encoding sulfotransferase translates to MGEDRQQLILLGNSPSSGSTLLADLLDSAPFAACGPELELFCNRELYDFSRFQRNPKRTSNIATLKATGIHTRYDHLPGYGLSHTEFNNSFKEAPDLNAWIQDFARGFLAFRKKPKNGMVFEKTPQNANAIDLWLDTHPDHHFIYTVRHPLYVLDSLLRRGWGPYTASATWLVNVALYWNFREHPRVHLVKYEDLVGDPFPRVSALLNMLCSPHHITAEDLRKSYEENPYRKQVKRISTWSTGDDKSVQNANNRKVSNKAQDLFEGSLNTLIDPRFASVYGIPELSMREALDFFDYSAEKTEGEYVQASVSINDAKKLWMKSLRYLLRGESWRVSQAHHRAVIQKK, encoded by the coding sequence GTGGGTGAAGATAGACAACAACTGATACTTCTGGGCAACTCGCCAAGTTCGGGCAGCACGCTACTGGCCGATCTTCTCGACAGCGCTCCTTTCGCGGCATGCGGCCCTGAATTGGAGTTGTTTTGCAATCGAGAGCTTTACGACTTCAGCCGATTTCAGCGCAACCCCAAACGCACCAGCAATATTGCCACACTGAAGGCCACCGGAATCCACACGCGATACGACCATCTTCCGGGTTATGGATTGTCCCACACCGAGTTCAACAATAGCTTTAAAGAGGCACCCGATTTGAACGCCTGGATTCAGGATTTTGCCCGCGGCTTTCTAGCCTTTCGGAAGAAGCCTAAAAACGGGATGGTCTTCGAGAAAACGCCTCAAAACGCGAACGCCATTGATCTTTGGCTCGATACTCATCCGGATCATCACTTCATCTATACGGTTCGCCACCCCTTGTATGTCCTCGATAGCCTGCTTCGCCGCGGATGGGGGCCGTATACTGCATCTGCCACATGGCTGGTAAACGTTGCCCTGTATTGGAATTTCCGGGAACATCCCCGAGTACACCTTGTCAAATATGAAGATCTGGTTGGCGATCCTTTTCCAAGGGTAAGCGCATTACTGAACATGCTTTGTAGTCCTCATCATATAACAGCAGAAGATCTGCGCAAATCTTACGAGGAAAATCCGTACCGAAAGCAAGTCAAAAGAATATCCACTTGGTCCACCGGAGACGATAAAAGCGTTCAAAACGCCAACAACCGAAAAGTGAGCAACAAGGCTCAGGATCTCTTTGAGGGGTCCTTAAACACCCTAATAGATCCTCGTTTTGCGTCCGTTTACGGAATACCTGAACTATCCATGCGTGAAGCCTTGGACTTCTTCGATTACTCGGCAGAAAAAACAGAAGGAGAATATGTTCAAGCATCAGTTTCAATTAATGATGCTAAAAAACTATGGATGAAGTCTTTAAGATACTTACTTCGAGGAGAGTCATGGAGGGTCAGCCAAGCCCATCATCGAGCGGTGATTCAGAAGAAATAA
- a CDS encoding oligosaccharide flippase family protein, with product MALTRNANLVNTALSFAGAGLGFVNQVVLMAGFFSPEELGLTRVLFQSGTLLAQFMVFGTNPLVIRFYRADAPPVLRNLRLASASILAFGALISVLLLWVFQKPFIAFYVEKSALFATYAYWAVPLALGLAVFQLLAAWAQSAQRSVLETGLKEVGLRLLITIGISAYLFDWVSFEVFVGYYAWIPMITALALGAALWPRKTVSRDQEEESAIPWKVYLRFSAYNVLSRASNFITLTIDVLFLGALVGLEAVAVYSIATYLVGFMMIPYRALQKVAFPRVARWWQDKDKASIQKLYGETANGLLFWSGTIFVGLSLCLPWFNAYLGPEYAGVGLVFSIFGLGRLVEMITSINRGILRNSPLFRFETLYSLIFMGTLIGLDLWLIPVFEELGAGRGVEGAAWGSAGAFLLFNTLISSTLFFAYGMMPFRPQQLILAVWLFLSWFLLPRWSPTDQILLDTFIRAAIFGLSAIGIFMYWYQKKANRDWLTLK from the coding sequence TTGGCCCTTACCCGTAATGCGAATCTGGTGAATACCGCTCTGTCCTTTGCAGGGGCGGGCTTGGGCTTTGTCAATCAGGTGGTCCTAATGGCGGGTTTCTTCTCGCCCGAAGAGCTCGGTTTAACGCGCGTTCTTTTTCAATCGGGAACCCTATTGGCTCAGTTCATGGTTTTTGGAACCAATCCCCTGGTCATTCGATTCTATCGGGCCGATGCACCTCCTGTGCTTCGAAATCTTCGATTGGCTTCGGCCAGTATTTTGGCTTTTGGCGCGTTGATTTCAGTATTGCTGCTCTGGGTGTTTCAAAAGCCATTCATTGCCTTCTACGTGGAGAAATCTGCCTTGTTTGCAACCTACGCATATTGGGCTGTACCCTTGGCCTTAGGATTGGCCGTTTTTCAACTGCTAGCCGCATGGGCGCAGTCTGCGCAGCGATCTGTTTTGGAAACAGGGCTGAAGGAAGTGGGATTGCGCTTGCTGATCACGATAGGCATCTCCGCGTATTTGTTTGATTGGGTGTCTTTCGAAGTTTTTGTTGGGTACTACGCCTGGATCCCGATGATCACCGCCTTGGCCCTTGGTGCAGCACTGTGGCCCCGAAAGACGGTGTCGCGTGATCAAGAGGAGGAAAGTGCCATTCCCTGGAAAGTCTACTTGCGTTTTTCCGCCTATAACGTCTTATCGAGGGCCAGTAACTTCATTACGTTGACCATTGACGTCCTATTCCTGGGGGCCTTGGTAGGGCTGGAGGCCGTAGCGGTGTATTCGATTGCAACCTATCTCGTAGGTTTCATGATGATTCCCTATCGCGCCTTGCAAAAGGTGGCTTTTCCAAGAGTGGCCCGCTGGTGGCAGGACAAGGACAAAGCGTCGATTCAAAAATTATACGGAGAAACCGCGAATGGACTCCTTTTTTGGAGCGGGACTATATTCGTCGGTCTTTCCCTGTGCTTGCCTTGGTTTAACGCGTATTTAGGACCGGAGTACGCGGGTGTAGGTTTGGTCTTCAGTATTTTCGGACTGGGCCGCTTGGTAGAAATGATTACCAGCATCAATAGGGGTATACTGCGCAACTCTCCATTATTTCGATTCGAAACGCTCTATTCTTTGATATTCATGGGTACTCTGATCGGTTTGGACCTTTGGTTGATCCCCGTTTTTGAAGAGCTCGGGGCCGGCCGAGGAGTTGAAGGAGCGGCATGGGGGAGCGCCGGAGCATTCCTGCTGTTCAACACCTTGATTAGTAGCACTTTGTTTTTTGCCTACGGCATGATGCCTTTTCGCCCGCAGCAGCTCATACTGGCCGTTTGGCTTTTCCTGAGTTGGTTCCTTTTACCCCGTTGGAGCCCTACAGATCAGATCTTGCTGGATACGTTTATCCGAGCGGCCATATTTGGGCTCTCAGCCATTGGAATCTTCATGTACTGGTATCAAAAAAAGGCCAACCGCGATTGGCTGACCTTAAAATGA
- a CDS encoding DNA starvation/stationary phase protection protein: protein MNTSTSNRLGFNSEESNAIIGGLNAVLANYQMHYQKLRNFHWNVVGDDFFDLHENFEVYYTKAVEHIDEIAERIRIFGGTPLSNFSDYLEHASIAEASPNTESREMASEILADFEEMLGYFVEATEIAANNGDTGTVTLLQEYTKDMEKDHWMLRSWLGK from the coding sequence ATGAATACATCAACCAGCAACCGTCTCGGCTTTAACTCTGAAGAAAGCAATGCCATTATTGGCGGCCTAAATGCCGTACTCGCGAACTATCAAATGCACTACCAAAAGCTTCGCAACTTTCACTGGAACGTTGTTGGCGATGATTTTTTCGACTTGCATGAGAACTTCGAAGTGTACTACACCAAAGCGGTTGAGCACATTGATGAAATCGCAGAACGTATTCGCATTTTTGGCGGTACGCCACTGAGCAATTTCAGTGATTATCTGGAGCACGCAAGCATTGCCGAGGCATCACCAAATACGGAATCACGAGAAATGGCCAGTGAGATCTTGGCTGATTTCGAAGAAATGCTCGGCTACTTTGTGGAAGCCACGGAAATCGCGGCAAACAACGGAGACACGGGTACCGTTACCCTCCTTCAGGAATATACCAAGGACATGGAAAAGGATCACTGGATGCTTCGTTCTTGGCTAGGCAAATAA
- a CDS encoding Crp/Fnr family transcriptional regulator — translation MSNEIEEIFPTLNDEELREQLRNECTVRQIPAGTTLMEMGQYVKAIPLITSGRVKVFREDDDGHELFLYYLEPGEGCAMSFACTLHDQTSQVKAVAMEDTEFISVPVTLMPEWMSRFKSWYRFVIETYQDRFEELLKTLDSIAFHRMDERLIQYLQKNAKVLETKVLKLSHQEVAYELNTSREVISRLLKKMEKDGMVLLGRNRIELLSI, via the coding sequence ATGAGCAACGAGATTGAAGAGATCTTTCCGACCCTGAACGACGAAGAGCTGCGCGAGCAGTTAAGGAATGAATGCACCGTTCGGCAGATTCCTGCCGGAACGACGCTAATGGAAATGGGCCAATATGTCAAGGCGATTCCCTTGATTACATCGGGCCGTGTGAAGGTATTCCGAGAAGACGATGATGGGCACGAGCTTTTCTTGTACTATTTGGAACCCGGAGAAGGTTGCGCCATGAGCTTCGCTTGCACGCTTCACGACCAAACCTCGCAGGTGAAGGCTGTTGCCATGGAGGATACAGAGTTTATTTCCGTTCCCGTCACCTTGATGCCGGAATGGATGAGTAGGTTTAAATCGTGGTATCGCTTTGTGATTGAAACCTATCAAGATCGTTTTGAAGAGTTGCTGAAGACCTTGGATAGTATTGCCTTTCATCGAATGGATGAACGTTTGATTCAATATCTGCAGAAAAACGCTAAGGTATTGGAAACAAAGGTTTTAAAGCTGTCGCATCAAGAGGTGGCCTATGAGCTAAATACCTCGCGGGAGGTGATCTCACGCCTCTTGAAAAAGATGGAAAAGGACGGCATGGTGCTGCTTGGGCGCAATCGAATTGAGCTCCTGTCTATTTAA